TTTATTATCCGGTGGTTGCGAATAAGGGGGCAATGATCTGGCGTGTAATGGCGAGCCGCACCGGACAAAAGGAATTTTTTGATCTGATACGGTCTGCAATGTCTGATGGGCATACCGACCTCGCTGAAATTCGGGGCCGTCTTCCGGTCGAGAAAGAGACGATCGAGTACTTCTTTGACAAACAGACCGACGTGAATCTGTTGGCCGGGCTTCCTAGGGTAGAAGGCGGCGAGACAAAGGTCGCACTTCGTAATACGGGCAGCATTCCGGTCGAGGTTGACGTGGTCGCTTTGTTGGAGAACGGACAAACGATGCGAACGTCCGCGTCGATACGTGCCGCCAGTTTTGGCGATGCTTCTTTTAAGACCACCTTCAAGTTAGTTCGGGTAGAGATCGACGCCGACAAGGTCTATCCGCAGACCGATTATTCGGACGATGTCGCACCGCGTGAAACTACGGATAATGATCCGATCCTTGCAGCAAAACGGTTGTACGACCGTCAGGACTTCGCCGGCGCTGAAAAGACCGCGGCAACATTGCTGCGCGGGGCACCGTATGTGGACGAGCTTCGCGTGATACTTGCGCGGGCATTGCTGGGACAGAACAAGCTTGAGCCTGCCAGACGTGAATTTCAGGCTGTACTTGATGATGCGCTGCCGACTGCACGCAGTATGGCGTGGTCGCTTTTCGGCCTAGCCGATATTGCCCACAGGGCCGGTGACAACGACAAGGCGTTGGAATTGATCGCTGCGGCGATCGCTGCAGACGCAGATTATGGCGCCGGATTGGCGGCGAGAAATTTGCGCAACCGAATAAACGCCGGTACCGAAAGTGATGCGTCGATCCGAACGTTCTTTACCGATTTCGACAGGGCGGCATCGTATAACCGAAAAGCCGACCTCGACAACTTGGCGTTCGCCGGTGAGGTGACACGGTTCCTAAGCGGGATCTCCGGTTCGACGGAGAGTTGGCGAACGGTAGTAAAGCGAGTCGACCGCCTCGATGCCACAACGGTGCTTGTCGAGGCCGATATGAATGTCCGTCTGCTTGGCCGCAACGAGGAGACCGGCATCGCGGTTTATCGTCTCGTGCGGGCCGGCAGCGGATGGCGGCTGATGAATGTAGAGATATTTGAAGTACGCTGATCCGGCAAATGGCAAACATAAAACTCTTGCTAATGGATTGTGATGGTGTTCTGACGGACGGTCGGCTGTACTATTCGTCGAGCGGAGAGGAGCTGAAAGCGTTCCATGTTCGCGACGGCCATGCGATCGTAGAATGGCATCGGGCCGGTAATCGATCCGGGATCATTTCCGGGCGCAGTTCGAAGGCTGTCGAGGCGCGGGCAAGAGAACTGGGCATCGAGTTCGTCTATCAGGGTGTAACAGATAAGGTCGCCGCACTAAACGAAATTCTTAAGGCGGCAGGCGTCGATGCGAGCGAGGCCGCGTTCATCGGCGATGATATTCCCGACATAAAGGTGATGGAGGCGGTCGGATTCTCAGTCGCCGTCGGCGATGCTGCAGCCGACGTCAAGCAGATCGCCGATCTCGTCACTGAAGCAGTTGGCGGCCGCGGTGCCGTCCGGGAAGCGGTCGAGCATCTGCTGAAGAAAGATCAATAGACCGCATTAAAACTGTATGCTACGATGTTCCGCGCTTCGATATGCGGGCGTAACTCAATGGTAGAGTGTCAGCTTCCCAAGCTGAAAGTCGCGAGTTCGAGCCTCGTCGCCCGCTCCAATCATACGGAAAAACATTTTGCGATTCCGAGCAACCGCTTCTTGCAGACGGGCGTCTTAAACCCCTGCGTCACCGAAATGACGATAAAACTCGGATTGCGTTTTTGTTAACTTGACAATCTTCGGCGGAAGTCGGAGAATCATAAATTGCCTCAGAGCACAGGCTTCTCGGCTTTTGAAAATAAATTGAGAAAAATGTGCAAGGTGGCTTGACATACAGATTTGGTTCTGTATACTCAGTAGTTTCGCTTGAGCCAACGGTGGCGAGCGGAAAAGAAGTTGATATTTGAAAACTAGATATGCGTGTCCATGTGTTAATTCATATGAACAAAAAGAAGTCCTGTGATACCTAAATCACAGGCAATCGCCAAATGCCTTCGGGCATTGTGTGATTCTAAATGAGACAGATATCAACGAGAGTTTGATCCTGGCTCAGAATCAACGCTGGCGGCGTGCCTCAGACATGCAAGTCGAACGATTAAAGCTCTCTTCGGAGAGTGTATAGAGTGGCGCACGGGTGAGTAACACGTAAGTAATCTACCTCTGAGTGGGGAATAACGTCCGGAAACGGACGCTAATACCGCATAATGCAGCGGCACCGCAAGGTGACAGTTGTTAAAGATTTATCGCTTAGAGAGGAGCTTGCGGCAGATTAGCTAGTTGGTAAGGTAACGGCTTACCAAGGCAACGATCTGTAGCCGGCCTGAGAGGGCGGTCGGCCACACTGACACTGAATAACGGGTCAGACTCCTACGGGAGGCAGCAGTCGGGAATTTTGGGCAATGGGCGAAAGCCTGACCCAGCAACGCCGCGTGAAGGATGAAGTATTTCGGTATGTAAACTTCGAAAGAATAGGAAGAATCAATGACGGTACTATTTATAAGGTCCGGCTAACTACGTGCCAGCAGCCGCGGTAATACGTAGGGACCAAGCGTTGTTCGGATTTACTGGGCGTAAAGGGCGCGTAGGCTGCAATTCAAGTCAGCTGTGAAATCTCCGGGCTTAACCCGGAACGGCCAGCTGATACTGCTTTGCTAGAGTGCGGAAGGGGCAATCGGAATTCTTGGTGTAGCGGTGAAATGCGTAGATATCAAGAGGAACACCTGAGGTGAAGACGGGTTGCTGGGCCGACACTGACGCTGAGGCGCGAAAGCCAGGGGAGCAAACGGGATTAGATACCCCGGTAGTCCTGGCCCTAAACGATGAATACTTGGTGTCTGGAGTTCTATGTGCTCCGGGTGCCGTAGCTAACGTGATAAGTATTCCGCCTGGGGAGTACGCTCGCAAGAGTGAAACTCAAAGGAATTGACGGGGACCCGCACAAGCGGTGGAGCATGTGGTTTAATTCGACGCAACGCGAAGAACCTTACCTGGACTAGAATGTGAGGGAAGAAAGGGTAATACCGATCGTCCTTTTAGGACCCAAAACAAGGTGCTGCATGGCTGTCGTCAGCTCGTGTCGTGAGATGTTGGGTTAAGTCCCGCAACGAGCGCAACCCCTATTGATAGTTGCTAACATTAAGTTGAGAACTCTATCAAGACTGCTGTTGATAAAACGGAGGAAGGTGGGGATGATGTCAAGTCATCATGGCCTTTATGTCCAGGGCTACACACGTGCTACAATGGCCGGTACAAAACGTCGCGATCCCGCAAGGGGGAGCTAATCGCAAAAACCGGTCTCAGTTCGGATTGAAGTCTGCAACTCGACTTCATGAAGTTGGAATCGCTAGTAATCGCAGATCAGCATGCTGCGGTGAATACGTTCCCGGGTCTTGTACACACCGCCCGTCACATCACGAAAGTAGGTTGTACTAGAAGTAGGAGGGCTAACCCGCAAGGGAGGCATCTTACCACGGTATGATTTATGATTGGGGTGAAGTCGTAACAAGGTAGCTGTAGGAGAACCTGTGGCTGGATCACCTCCTTATAACTATTGACACGCGCATGGCTTTCTAACAAGATCGACATGCAATGGATCGCATATCTAGTTTTCAGATAATCAACAGGATAAGTTCTTTATTTTATTCGATTTGAAGAGTGAAGCTAAGGCTTTGGTTGAAGTCGGGCATTGGCTTTGCGACACAACTTGAGGGCCTGTAGCTCAGTTGGTTAGAGCGCACGCCTGATAAGCGTGAGGTCGGTAGTTCGAGTCTACCCAGGCCCACC
This sequence is a window from Acidobacteriota bacterium. Protein-coding genes within it:
- a CDS encoding HAD-IIIA family hydrolase — its product is MANIKLLLMDCDGVLTDGRLYYSSSGEELKAFHVRDGHAIVEWHRAGNRSGIISGRSSKAVEARARELGIEFVYQGVTDKVAALNEILKAAGVDASEAAFIGDDIPDIKVMEAVGFSVAVGDAAADVKQIADLVTEAVGGRGAVREAVEHLLKKDQ